In the genome of Dromiciops gliroides isolate mDroGli1 chromosome 1, mDroGli1.pri, whole genome shotgun sequence, the window tggataaagcaccggccctggattcaggaggacctgagttcaaatccaacctcagacacttgacacttactagctgtgtgaccctgggcaagtcacttaaccctcattgccctgctaaaaaaaaaagaagatctaCAGTTAGAAAAGAGTATAGGAAGGCCAATTGCAggtccaaaaaaagaataagtttctGACCATCCATGTTGTCCCACAGTGGGCTGGGAATGGGTGGCATCAGGCAAGGTCTGTTACTGGAGTTAAACAGGGGCTAGATGCTCTGGTCTGACCACatctggaaacacattttaagacAGTTACTGATAAAAATGGAGACTAGTCGTGGGGAAGGGCCTAGAATCCATGATATAGaagcttagcctggagaagaaaagactcattGGGGGCTAACATTactttcttcaagtatttcaagggCTAACTTGCAGAAGAGAAGGTAGATTTTCTTTTTGGCTCCAAAGGGAAGAACTAGGAATAATGAGTGAAAGTTGTAGAGATGCAAATTTAGGTTTTGATGTAGGGAAAAACTTCTAAAAGTTTAGAGTGATACACAAGTAGAATGTGCTGCCTAGGAGGTAGAGGGTTCCTTCtaattctcctttccctcctcctcctctccctcctctaaaTAAAAGCTAAATGGCCTCTTGTTTGATATGTTTCATTGGAGGGTTATTTTTCAGGtacagattggattagatggtcaaTTCATCTTTGAGATTCTGTGGCTCCCACTTAGGGATGTGGTAtgcttataaatgtttaacaaccagcttccccccaaaaaaactccaatCCCCCCAAAAACAACTAATATATGcacaacacattttaaagtttaatctatattattaacattttcttcatcactttcttaagcccaAACAAGcaacaaaaccataaatcaagtcctgatttgtagcttttgctggtgctcacactgaaaatacaatcaggggcagctaggtggtgcagtggatagagcaccggctctggattcaggaagacctgagttcaaatttgacctcagacacttaacaattactagctgtgtgaccctgggcaagtcacttaaccccaactgcctcaccaaaaaaagaaaaaagaaaatacaatctgCTCTCCCAGGCTGGTTGGAACTGGATCCAGCACACCCATAGAGGGTATTCTGAGTAGAGGGTATTCCTCCACAGAGAgtgagtgtggggcagctaggtggcgcagtggatagagcaccaaccctggagtcaggaggacctgagttcaaatccagcctcagacacttaacacttactagctgtgtgaccctgggcaagtcacttaaccccaattgcctcactaaaaaaaaaaaagagagagagagagtgagtgtgtgtggaCTAGCTAGACTCTGAGGCCCCACCCAACTATGAGAGGCTACTTAAGACAGGGAAACCAGGAGAAGGACCTGGTGTGGGGCAACAGTGAGTGTGAATTGAAGGCAGACATCCATTCAAAAGCTGTAAATGGGCAATAACAGAGCTTGTTTGGGGCAATGTTTGACGATTATGGGGTGTTGGTGATTCTCCTGCCATGGATGCCTCTGAGATGTGCTTATTTCAGGTTCCTCCTCATCAGGGCCCAAGGTCAGGATACCTGGGAATGTGGTTGAGTGGGTTTTTTGGGGGCGCGTGGGGAGGTTGTAACTAGGGAGTATGAGTAACACAAGGAAGGAAGCAGCCTAGCATAGTCAGAAAACTTGGGGTCTGCTCCCAGTTCTCTAcctcactgtgtgaccatggacaagtcctttcccttaaatctaagcctcagtttccccctctataaaaCAGGATCAGACCAGATGTCTCTAAAGCCCTTTCTGCCATGGGTTGtgtccccctcccttcctcctatcTGGTATTCCCCTGTTGGGGAAGATGTGCGTTAACTGCCTGCATGACTCTCTATCACGTTATTGTCCATCGGTCTTGTGGTCATGTCAGTCGCCTGCCATTTCCATAGCCATATTTCAGTCAGTCTATGTGGGAGTTGTTTTGTTGGCCTGGGGCCACCCCTGAACCTTGGGCATTGGTAGGTCAGGTTGCTGACTTGGCCCTCAATGGATGCAGGatgctgtgtgtgcgtgtgtgtgtatgtatgtatgtgtgtgcatgtttacGTGTCATTTTCATGGGCTGGCCACGTTGGGGAGTGGGAGACAGGGGCAGGCCTTGCCTGGGCCCTGGCTTCTCttgctgcccctctctctccctgGCCCTTGCCCCTTGCCCAGGGTGCCTCCTCCAGCCTGGTGGTGAAGTTCGCGGACACAGACAAGGAGCGGACCCTTCGGAGAATGCAGCAGATGGTAGGCCAGCTGGGCATCTTCACGCCATCCCTTACACTGCCCTTCAGCCCCTACAGTGCCTATGCTCAGGCTGTGAGTACCCCTATCCCCATCTCTCAGCACTAGTGTCTGTCTTCCTGCATCttcatctctcttcttctcccttctcttcctcctcagctcTACCCGGACCCTCCTGGCCTCAGctttgtctgtctctatctcccatTCTTCCCATCTCTGCCACCATCTATCTATTGCTCTGggcccttcttttttccctcggCCCTGATTTCTTCCCTCCCACTTGTGTTTCTGTTTATCCATTTGTCTGACTCAGCTCCTCTCTACttatgtctctctcctttcttctgtctCTATTTCCCTATCTGTTTCTCCGTGTTGGCGCATCTATCCGCCTGTCTCTCACTAGGTCCCtctgtttctgattctttctctttcctatgGTCTAtttatgtctttctgtctctttttgttttcatgCTTACCTGCTCTGGGAGGGGGGGaatgggaggaaaaggaaaagacgAAAGTAGAGATAGTGGGGGGGACAGGGGAGTTGGAATCCCTCTCCACCACACTGAGCCCTGGCCCCATGACAATATGCGCATTGTGGGGTAAGCCCTCCTCATGGGATGCTCCCCCACCTCCATCCTGATGCCTCATCCTGAGGTCTGCCCTGGAAGCAGGTTGGAAGACACAGGTGGGATAGACCAGGAGGCTACTGGGTTTAGGGTTAGTGCCCAGGGCTAATGAAGTAGAGGGTCAACCTTAGCCTGACCCCAACCCACTCCCTACCCAACAAGAATAGGCACGGCTCAGTGGGGTTCGTAGGGGAGGTGCCTCTGGAGGAGGGGGCTAAGAGAAGACCTCGGACCAGCTGCTGGGTGGATGGAGGATGAGTGCGGGTTGTGTAGTTCTGGATCGCTCAGCCCTACCAGACCCACTCTCAGTGGAGTCTGATGCCCTCTTGTGGTCAGAGAGAGCAGCAGCTGGATTGGGGACCAGGGTTGGACCCACCCACACATTTCAAAGTACAATCCCCATCCCCTTGAGAATCCCTGGTCCTGTACTCCTTGGTCCCACGGGAAAgggatggggggaagaggagggggaggggggaagaggagcaagaggaggagggggaggaagaggaggaagaataaaagaGGCAGGAGATTTTTCGGCCACTGTCACATCATCTTGTCCTGTCTGGCCCCAGCTTATGCAGCAGCAAACCACAGTGCTGTCCACCTCCCATGGCAGCTACCTGAGCCCAGGTGTGGCCTTCTCCCCCTGCCACATCCAGCAGATTGGCGCTGTCAGCCTCAATGGGATTCCTGCTACACCCATTGCCCCAGCATCTGGTGAGTGACTGGCATAGGCCCCCAGGTGGCCAGAGTCCAGGAAGTTTGTGATGACTGGGGGTCGTAGAGCCAAGAAATCTCATTTCTCCTACTCACTAGCTGTTTGGTCTAAGCCCCTTcccatctctggacctcagttttcccctctaCAAAATGGGGGAAGAGTTGACTAGATGAAATCTCAAGGCCCTTCTGGTTCTGAAAGACGATATCCTAGGGTGACCCTCTTTCAGGACAGGAGCCTGAGTGAGCACAATATACCAGGACGGATGCCCAGCCCAGGAATTTCCAAGTGGGAGGGCCCAGAGGACTGGGGGATGAGCAGGTGGGTCTTCCACATTCCTGATGACTGAAGACCTtggctttctccctctcttctaggGCTTCACTCTCCACCACTCCTAGGCACAGCAGCTGTGCCAGGCCTTGTCACCCCCATCACCAACGGCTTCGCAGGTGTGGTGCCTTTCCCTGGTGGGCATCCAGCCTTAGAGACTGTATATGCCAATGGCCTTGTGCCCTACCCAGGTAACATGGGGGTGGGTTGAAGGGTCTCTGCTGAGGAATTTCAAATGCCCCAGCTGCCCTGGCCTGGGAGCCCTCTAAATGGAGCCTGGGGATAGAATGGAGAATAGCAAGGGTGGAGAGAGGTGGACAAGAAATGGGGATGGGCATGGGAAACAAGAAGAAGAGCCTCTCTAGGTGGCATTTCTTGCATCTGCTGGGCTTTTGTTTTGTCCCCTTTAAAAAGAGAAGTTGGGGGGGaagctaagtggggcagtggataaagcaccagccctggattcaggaggacctgagttcaaatccagtctcagacacttaacaccaactagctgtgtgaccctgggcaagtcacttaaccctcattccccccccccaaaaaaaaggagttgATATTCattgatctccaaggtccctttaaTATGTTTCTATAACCCCAAGACTTCTGCCATGCCCTGGGTTCAGTTTCCCTCCAGAATCATCCAACCCGGTTCTTCATTTCTCATCCAGCTCCCAGTCCACAGAATGCCAAGTGatggtgggggtgagggtggggatgggaagggggCACAGAATAGTGAGGGCGCCTCCCCTTCTTCAATATCATCCTCAACCCTTggtttcttctccagctcagagTCCCTCAATGGCTGAGACCCTCCACCCAGCTTTCTCAGGAGTCCAGCAGTACACAGGTGGGCACACCTCCCTCTTGCCCCACAAGTTCTTGCCTAGTTTCATTCCACACCTCACCCTgtgtctccctccccccagcaaTGTATCCAACTGCGGCCATCACACCCATTGCCCACAGCGTCCCACAGCCTCCGCCCATCattcagcagcaacagcaacgaGAAGGTGAGGTTATCCTAGGCCCTCCCTGTTCCTGCCCGCATGAAGGTGCTAGTTTACGTCCTCATCCCATCCTGAGGACCCAAGACAAGTTCCTTCCTTCTaatgaggctcagtttcctcccctgtaaaatcaGGTTAATAATccctgaagataaaatgagactaGAGATTCAATTCATTGAGCCTGTAAAAAGCCACCCCTTTCCCTATGCCCAAGCCCCAAGCTCCCTTGTGCTCAGTCACTGGCTATCTATAGAGGTTTTGCATGGCAGAAGAGTATAGTGAGGATAACAGCCTGGGTTTTGCTGTTGGCTTCTATTTTTGGTGGGCCTCAGCCTCTTCTCTCAAATGGAGATAACCCCTGCTCCATCTCCttccttgggttttggtgaggagggagaatggaTGAGAAACCCTAAAGCATTCCTAACTTAAAGGTGGCAGGAGTTGGGATTTGTTATTCACATGCAAGGTACTTTGCTCTTTAGCAATTGAGTTACTTTGAGGCATTTTTACCTCAGTCTCTAGCAAAACCTAAAATCTGCACTTCAGGATTTTCTAGGGGCTTGGCTCGCCCAGACAGCAGCTCCTTCCTGAAGATTGCTTGGTCTTGTGCCTTGAGTGGATACACTACCCTCTACATAACCCGGTGCTCAGGATCCTAGTGGGGTCCCATCTCCTCTCCTTGGGGGCTTTATGTCTTTCTCTCCCCCTACCTGCAGGTCCCGAAGGCTGTAACCTGTTTATCTACCACCTCCCCCAGGAGTTTGGAGACAGCGAGCTGATGCAAATGTTCCTGCCCTTTGGCAACATCATCTCTTCCAAGGTGTTCATGGACAGAGCCACTAACCAGAGCAAGTGCTTCGGTAAGCGCCAGTCCCTCCACTCCATCAATAGCCCATCACACAGACCCTGGAACCCTGGGCCAGGAAAAAGTCTTAGCACCTGGCCATGATACTGGAGGGAGACCAAGTCCAGTTCCGTCATGCCTCTCACCACTATCCCTTCAGCCATCAGCCAATGATCATGGTACCTCTTGTTCTAGGCAAAGCCCTGGAATCATTACTGAGGAAAACTGGGACTCGGTTCTTAAAGAGTTCATTAGGTGAATGCTGAAGGTGATTGGGCATTTGATGTAAATGCCCAACGTGGAACAAGGTGTTATGAGAGCTTAGGAGAGATCATATACAGCTGGGAAGCCAAGGAAAGGGTTGGccgatcaaggaaggcttcatgtaggaggtggtacctgagcGGAGcctggaagtgaggagggagaccaTGCCAGGCATGGAGGGGCAGAGGTCCAGGGACCAGAAACTAGACTTTGAGAAGCAGCTAATAGGCCAGCATGGCTGCAGAACATGAGAGTACATGTGGGTGAATAAGATGAAATCAGTCTAGAGCTATGAATGGGAACCAAACTGTGGAGGGCTTTCTTCAAGGCCAGGCAGAGGGATTTACATCTTACCTTAGCTGACAGGGAATCTCTGAAGGTGTTTAAGCTGGGCAAGAACATGATCAGACCCATGGCCCATATTCTCCTGTAAATCTTCCACAGGCATGCTGGGAAACCTTTCCTGAACCCTCCCACCACCAAATGAACCCTAGGGGAACACACGAGTCATCTGGTCATCACTTGTTCTAACTCCCTAACTTCATAACCCCAGCCCACCTTTTCTAGCAATGCACGTCTAGTGAAATTTTTTATGTTGCTTCTCCCGGACAATGTGGTAACCTACTCATGCCTAACAGGTCCACGGCCATTTGGGTGACACATGACTTGATTCTTCAAAAATGTAATATCGAATGATTCTCAAGTCATACGAATTGATCTGTATACAAAGATACATacataatgtacatatatatgtgtgtatcctatatatacatatatatgtatgtgtatgtgtgtgtgtcttattgTGGTAATGGGGGGTGTATATGAAATTGTGCAGACTAATAAACCCAAATTTCTCCTTGAAATAAGTGACACATTCACAcgattcatatatgtgtgtatataaatatccaTCTTTTTATTAACTGTCTTTTTCCAGGCAtggaatacatacacatatatgtacatgcatgtatgtatatagtcaCACACATGCCCATACTCCATATGTATGATATATGCATACAATATATAGTCTTCGATGGTCTATGTCTATAAATactgtgtgtacatataatacacacatacatacatacacatacatacatacatacatattttattggCCAGCTTTTTTTTCAGTTGCATTAC includes:
- the CELF5 gene encoding CUGBP Elav-like family member 5 isoform X1; translation: MARLTESEARRQQQQQLLQSRASPMSSGPEPPVQPDSMKDLDAIKLFVGQIPRNLEEKDLKPLFEQFGKIYELTVLKDRYTGMHKGCAFLTYCARDSAIKAQTALHEQKTLPGMARPIQVKPADSESRGGDRKLFVGMLNKQQSEEDVLRLFQPFGVIDECTVLRGPDGNSKGCAFVKFSSHTEAQAAIHALHGSQTMPGASSSLVVKFADTDKERTLRRMQQMVGQLGIFTPSLTLPFSPYSAYAQALMQQQTTVLSTSHGSYLSPGVAFSPCHIQQIGAVSLNGIPATPIAPASGLHSPPLLGTAAVPGLVTPITNGFAGVVPFPGGHPALETVYANGLVPYPAQSPSMAETLHPAFSGVQQYTAMYPTAAITPIAHSVPQPPPIIQQQQQREGPEGCNLFIYHLPQEFGDSELMQMFLPFGNIISSKVFMDRATNQSKCFGFVSFDNPSSAQTAIQAMNGFQIGMKRLKVQLKRPKDASHPY
- the CELF5 gene encoding CUGBP Elav-like family member 5 isoform X2, encoding MPVCWRGSVSVSPSPAECGAGWAGARLSSCPETACAHEWMARPIQVKPADSESRGGDRKLFVGMLNKQQSEEDVLRLFQPFGVIDECTVLRGPDGNSKGCAFVKFSSHTEAQAAIHALHGSQTMPGASSSLVVKFADTDKERTLRRMQQMVGQLGIFTPSLTLPFSPYSAYAQALMQQQTTVLSTSHGSYLSPGVAFSPCHIQQIGAVSLNGIPATPIAPASGLHSPPLLGTAAVPGLVTPITNGFAGVVPFPGGHPALETVYANGLVPYPAQSPSMAETLHPAFSGVQQYTAMYPTAAITPIAHSVPQPPPIIQQQQQREGPEGCNLFIYHLPQEFGDSELMQMFLPFGNIISSKVFMDRATNQSKCFGFVSFDNPSSAQTAIQAMNGFQIGMKRLKVQLKRPKDASHPY